From the genome of Leishmania panamensis strain MHOM/PA/94/PSC-1 chromosome 4 sequence, one region includes:
- a CDS encoding hypothetical protein (TriTrypDB/GeneDB-style sysID: LpmP.04.0820) has product MTADRVRCGSASHALNGIGLPASNTVTPPSPPRQGSFAVVSTLPRLASSSQQPMWLTNANRDGELSNEMLLGSLAGYMPASAVTYANSAAAAQRSISATAAAPYLSASPAAALHRSGGHDHSADHPLETLSQSVLEGSRSLSEDDVPQARHSSGRGSGTPSLALPQQRPSLDAGVQGGGVINSPDLPGTRQSITVLKVTRDGRPQEWAQRRSCDSTAHAGNGWSTLGMHMAPAQPPRKASFNQVDTATPRGSASARVLLESIASIGETFTTVDAADTAVPQALTAAELRQRPSQPQQQQQRRPLPRPPRHSSASVSTVLVQQPPSIAAITAPQHIRPQNRASPRAPVSAAAKSAQAAPFSMSPSTTSSLVAPTPHNDSRSSRQSSCGAPRSSHGPELSATALTTTNSSATPRHGPSCNGAVREAGEPLPIGPATLQVSTATLTKTTKKVRYLLPDEPFDPDAPDPSDAGGLTAEEEAALLDPVNYTCAADEVASRYPMLLRRSSAQGGDLLHGRPEPAGKRLENGAPRPTFLLDDGNRWSRATNRPTVATTRDPSGTMTTQLPAPRILQKTSVANNSTAPNTNSEPFPAHQRVAAGGSMVQACNGKEAGGYLLQRHVQQVATGNQLVKGTVFQPPSTGKRHTMRRCREHDENRPSARVLPPQPQHRRRGTMEGLYDEILKRTQQNRRTALPTTIPPTAAPLRVLALPPPEAATRAAPPTTERRRRPPHLSSAEPRPLRRGPGVNPGAAPPSRSSSQPYMPIACYSSETPSGSEMSSRNEYRTPLLDSAPQLQQPVSTPLNETGAAATGSPGPRLPTSAPHPHPGAPQRQQFPSSSVIADYGAAAVLSSGSSTPGYTSGRFSKYNGAAFAPPAASEVMHFCSSGSGKPHHSILGSDAPPPPPPAQAPPSRVSTACTSPAGVTPLPLANYENPRAQHCQRQLSSAYSDNSDVQYEEDEEGYRAAPVDAYDSDTADKADTTTDMLTLHRHGSFNHNEATPAPSVRMSASDTNGAVTEARRSQLQQYNRTTSAQEAPQTSNDTGSSLPCQGPAQPHAEESPSKCTAAAHTGNLPTEEMRQPHYEARPHYRMQGSATPPPNPSPVTFAAASFSTASAPASVTSEAEYYEAPESASSCGTVTQPIAVSERSEDEMIDSEDDCLVKKGPLVLVFGDEESAPEGHTDVREWDGCEEYEEQSEYREGSNQEPEEQSWTRD; this is encoded by the coding sequence ATGACGGCGGACAGGGTGCGATGTGGTAGCGCGAGTCACGCCTTGAACGGGATAGGACTCCCAGCGAGCAACACAgtcacgccgccgtcgccaccacggcAAGGGTCGTTTGCCGTGGTGTCCACTCTGCCACGCCTTGCCAGCAGCTCTCAGCAGCCGATGTGGCTGACGAATGCAAATCGCGACGGGGAACTGTCGAATGAAATGCTGCTGGGCAGCCTCGCAGGATATATGCCGGCATCTGCAGTCACCTACGCGAActcggccgcggcagcgcagcggtcCATCagtgccactgcagcagcgccttacctctctgcctcccctGCCGCCGCGTTACACCGCAGTGGCGGCCACGACCACAGCGCCGACCACCCACTGGAGACTCTCTCACAGTCTGTGCTGGAAGGTTCTCGGAGCCTCTCCGAGGACGACGTACCCCAGgctcgccacagcagcgggcgAGGTAGCGGTACGCCGTCTctggcgctgccacagcaACGCCCCTCACTCGACGCCGGGGtgcaaggcggcggcgtcatcaACTCCCCTGATCTTCCTGGCACCAGGCAGTCGATCACGGTGCTGAAAGTCACGCGCGACGGCAGGCCGCAGGAGTGGGCACAGCGAAGGTCATGCGACTCCACCGCTCACGCAGGCAACGGCTGGAGTACGCTGGGAATGCATATGGCACCAGCACAGCCCCCACGCAAGGCATCCTTCAATCAGGTAGACACTGCCACACCGCGTGGCTCAGCCAGCGCACGTGTGCTGCTAGAAAGCATCGCCTCCATCGGTGAAACCTTCACGACAGTGGACGCGGCGGACACCGCGGTGCCGCAGGCTCTGACCGCCGCTGAGCTTCGTCAGCGGCCAtcgcagccacagcagcagcagcagcggcgacccCTGCCAAGACCGCCGCGAcacagctccgcctccgtcagCACGGTTCTTGTCCAGCAGCCGCCCTCCATAGCAGCCATCACGGCACCACAACATATTCGGCCACAAAACCGAGCCAGCCCACGCGCCCCTGTCTCAGCTGCGGCCAAGTCAGCTCAGGCCGCGCCTTTTTCCATGTCACCCTCGACGACCTCGTCACTGGTCGCCCCCACGCCACACAACGACTCCCGGTCGTCGCGGCAGTCATCATGCGGGGCCCCTCGTAGCAGTCACGGCCCTGAACTGTCAGCGACAGCATTGACCACCACGAATAGCAGCGCCACACCGCGTCATGGCCCCTCATGCAATGGGGCGGTGCGCGAGGCCGGGGAGCCGCTCCCTATCGGGCCCGCCACCTTGCAGGTGTCGACAGCCACTCTGACGAAGACGACCAAGAAAGTGCGGTACCTGTTGCCGGACGAGCCATTTGACCCCGACGCGCCAGACCCGtcggatgccggcggcctgacggcagaggaagaggcggcgctgctggaccCGGTCAACTACACCTGCGCCGCAGATGAAGTGGCGAGTCGCTACCcaatgctgctgcgccgatCCAGTGCGCAGGGCGGTGACCTGCTGCATGGCCGCCCCGAACCTGCCGGCAAACGCCTGGAGAACGGTGCGCCGCGCCCGACGTTCCTCCTCGATGACGGCAACCGCTGGTCGCGCGCAACGAACCGGCCTACCGTGGCGACGACGCGCGACCCGTCCGGAACGATGACAACGCAGCTGCCTGCCCCGCGCATCCTGCAGAAGACCAGCGTAGCAAACAATTCCACGGCCCCCAACACAAACAGCGAGCCCTTCCCCGCCCACCAACGtgtcgccgccggcggcagtATGGTGCAGGCGTGCAATGGAAAGGAGGCGGGTGGCTACTTGCTTCAGCGCCACGTTCAGCAGGTAGCCACCGGCAATCAGCTTGTCAAGGGCACTGTCTTTCAACCGCCCTCGACGGGGAAGCGGCACACgatgcggcggtgccgaGAACACGACGAGAATCGACCCAGCGCACGCGTCCTCccaccgcagccacagcatCGGCGGCGTGGCACCATGGAAGGTCTTTATGATGAGATATtgaagcgcacgcagcagaACCGCCGCACCGCCCTGCCAACCACCATTCCACcgactgctgcaccgctgagGGTCCTGGCTCTCCCGCCACCAGAGGCAGCAACAAgagcggcgccaccgacCACCGAGCGTCGCCGCAGGCCACCACACCTGTCCTCCGCGGAACCGAGACCTCTCCGCCGCGGTCCTGGTGTGAACCCCGGCgccgcaccaccgtcgcGGTCGTCCTCGCAGCCGTACATGCCCATTGCCTGCTACAGCAGTGAGACGCCAAGCGGCAGCGAGATGAGCAGTCGCAATGAATACCGCACACCCCTCCTGGACTCGGCAccacagctccagcagccggTGTCGACACCACTGAATGAGACGGGTGCCGCGGCCACTGGTAGCCCAGGACCTCgcctccccacctccgctccccacccccaccccggcGCCCCACAACGGCAGCAGTTTCCATCTTCATCCGTAATAGCAGACtacggtgcagcggcggtgttaagcagcggcagtagcaCGCCTGGGTACACCTCTGGTCGCTTTAGTAAGTACAACGGCGCCGCTTTCGCACCTCCAGCTGCTAGCGAGGTGATGCACTTctgcagtagcggcagcggaaAGCCGCATCACTCCATCCTCGGGTCAgatgcgcctcctcctccacctccagcgcaAGCGCCGCCCTCTCGGGTGTCCACGGCGTGCACTTCCCCTGCCGGCGTCACTCCACTCCCGCTCGCGAATTACGAAAACCCGCgggcgcagcactgccaacGTCAGCTCTCCTCGGCCTACAGCGACAATTCGGATGTGCAAtatgaggaagacgaggaagggTACAGGGCTGCTCCGGTCGACGCGTACGATAGCGATACTGCTGACAAGGCGGACACCACTACTGACATGCTCACCCTGCACAGACACGGCAGCTTCAACCACAACGAGGCAACGCCGGCTCCGAGTGTCAGGATGTCCGCTTCCGATACGAACGGCGCCGTGACTGAGGCGCGCCGctcacagctgcagcagtacaaCCGTACCACCTCCGCGCAGGAAGCACCACAGACGAGTAACGACACTGGTTCATCACTTCCGTGCCAAGGTCcggcgcagccgcacgcTGAGGAGAGCCCGTCAAagtgcacggcagcagcgcacacgggGAACCTGCCGACTGAAGAGATGAGGCAGCCGCACTACGAGGCCCGCCCTCATTACCGCATGCAGGgctcagc